In Archocentrus centrarchus isolate MPI-CPG fArcCen1 chromosome 24, fArcCen1, whole genome shotgun sequence, one DNA window encodes the following:
- the LOC115773927 gene encoding clathrin coat assembly protein AP180 isoform X13, with product MSGQTLTDRIAAAQYQLTGSDMARAVCKATTHEVMAPKKKHLEYLVSATNTTNVNIPQMADTLFERSTNASWVVVFKALVTTHHMCVYGNERFIQYLASRTSLFNLSNFIDKTGSHGYDMSTFIRRYGRYLNEKAFAYRQMAFDFTRVKKGADGVMRTMTTEKLLKGMPVLQTQIDTLLEFDVHPKELNNGIINAAFMLLFKDLVKLFASYNDGIINLLEKFFKMKKSECKEALEIYKRFLTRVTKIGEFMKLAETVGVDKNDIPDINYAPSSILESLETHMNGLEDTKGGKKGEGSPTKGSPTNNVSPTSTPAKSSNAVPTLQPPPGDGAGGAAASAASEPAEDSLLDLDPLASSGPSAPSAAPTSWGDLLGSEAFATPAPAAEASAGAAEGGAAATSTPAPNAGTESIGGDAPAAAAAAPAASSAELMSVFDGLGDVLKPTVTPQAGDVDTSMANMASNLTMGTTAAPQVAPPSWGAPMAGAPVAGAPMMPMARPGFPATGVTPGAPMSPGMAQSPRKPPPPRNALDDLNIKDFM from the exons ACCTGGTGTCAGCCACCAATACCACCAACGTGAACATCCCTCAGATGGCTGACACGCTGTTTGAGCGATCCACCAATGCCAGCTGGGTCGTCGTCTTCAAGGCCCTCGTCACCACTCACCACATGTGTGTCTATGGTAATGAG aGGTTCATTCAGTATTTGGCTTCCAGGACATCCTTGTTCAACCTCAGCAATTTTATTGACAAAACTGGATCTCACG GCTATGACATGTCTACATTCATCAGGCGGTATGGTCGATACCTGAACGAGAAAGCCTTTGCCTACCGCCAGATGGCATTTGACTTCACCAGAGTCAAGAAAGG TGCTGACGGAGTGATGAGAACCATGACCACTGAGAAGCTGCTGAAAGGCATGCCTGTTCTGCAGACACAGATTGACACGCTCCTGGAGTTCGAT GTTCATCCCAAGGAGCTGAACAATGGGATCATCAATGCTGCATTTATGCTTCTCTTCAAGGATTTGGTCAAACTGTTTGCATCCTACAATGATGGGATCATCAACCTATTAG AGAAATTCTTCAAAATGAAGAAGAGTGAATGCAAGGAGGCCTTGGAGATCTACAAGCGTTTTCTGACCAGGGTGACAAAGATTGGAGAATTCATGAAGCTGGCTGAG ACAGTTGGAGTTGACAAAAACGACATTCCTGACATCAACTAT gCTCCCAGCAGTATCCTAGAATCTCTGGAAACCCACATGAATGGTTTGGAGGATACAAAAGGTGGAAAGAAGGG TGAAGG GTCTCCAACAAAG GGGTCTCCAACAAACAATGTGTCTCCAACATCAACCCCAGCCAAATCTTCAAATGCTGTTCCCACACTGCAGCCTCCTCCCGGGGACGGTGCTGGCGGCGCTGCTGCTTCAGCCGCTTCTGAACCAGCTGAAGA TTCTTTGCTAGACCTGGATCCACTGGCTTCCTCTGGTCCTTCAGCACCATCAGCTGCCCCCACATCTTGGGGAG ATCTTCTTGGATCAG AAGCCTTTGCAactcctgctcctgctgctgaggcttctgcaggagcagctgaaggcGGGGCTGCCGCTACATCCACCCCAGCCCCCAACGCTGGAACTG AGTCCATAGGAGGAGATgccccagctgctgctgctgctgctcctgctgcctcCAGTGCTGAACTGATGTCAG TATTTGATGGCTTAGGGGATGTATTGAAGCCCACTGTGACCCCTCAGGCTGGGGATGTTGACACCTCTATGGCTAACATGGCAAGTA aTCTCACAATGGGAACTACAGCGGCCCCTCAGGTAGCTCCCCCAAGTTGGGGTGCTCCCATG GCTGGAGCACCAGTTGCTGGAGCTCCCATGATGCCAATGGCGAGACCGGGCTTCCCGGCCACTGGAGTGACCCCAGGAGCACCG ATGTCTCCCGGAATGGCTCAGAGCCCCAGGAAGCCTCCACCACCAAGGAATGCTCTGGATGACCTCAATATTAAGGACTTCATGTAG
- the LOC115773927 gene encoding clathrin coat assembly protein AP180 isoform X7, producing the protein MSGQTLTDRIAAAQYQLTGSDMARAVCKATTHEVMAPKKKHLEYLVSATNTTNVNIPQMADTLFERSTNASWVVVFKALVTTHHMCVYGNERFIQYLASRTSLFNLSNFIDKTGSHGYDMSTFIRRYGRYLNEKAFAYRQMAFDFTRVKKGADGVMRTMTTEKLLKGMPVLQTQIDTLLEFDVHPKELNNGIINAAFMLLFKDLVKLFASYNDGIINLLEKFFKMKKSECKEALEIYKRFLTRVTKIGEFMKLAETVGVDKNDIPDINYAPSSILESLETHMNGLEDTKGGKKGEGSPTKGSPTNNVSPTSTPAKSSNAVPTLQPPPGDGAGGAAASAASEPAEDSLLDLDPLASSGPSAPSAAPTSWGDLLGSEMGDSLLSEPTLAAEPTPSLAAASPTPAAAEPGVSLAPPTSTAAATSPGAANVDLLGEAFATPAPAAEASAGAAEGGAAATSTPAPNAGTADVFSSSAPILSSAPPSKIDTGAIMNLFGESIGGDAPAAAAAAPAASSAELMSAAPQVAPPSWGAPMAGAPVAGAPMMPMARPGFPATGVTPGAPMSPGMAQSPRKPPPPRNALDDLNIKDFM; encoded by the exons ACCTGGTGTCAGCCACCAATACCACCAACGTGAACATCCCTCAGATGGCTGACACGCTGTTTGAGCGATCCACCAATGCCAGCTGGGTCGTCGTCTTCAAGGCCCTCGTCACCACTCACCACATGTGTGTCTATGGTAATGAG aGGTTCATTCAGTATTTGGCTTCCAGGACATCCTTGTTCAACCTCAGCAATTTTATTGACAAAACTGGATCTCACG GCTATGACATGTCTACATTCATCAGGCGGTATGGTCGATACCTGAACGAGAAAGCCTTTGCCTACCGCCAGATGGCATTTGACTTCACCAGAGTCAAGAAAGG TGCTGACGGAGTGATGAGAACCATGACCACTGAGAAGCTGCTGAAAGGCATGCCTGTTCTGCAGACACAGATTGACACGCTCCTGGAGTTCGAT GTTCATCCCAAGGAGCTGAACAATGGGATCATCAATGCTGCATTTATGCTTCTCTTCAAGGATTTGGTCAAACTGTTTGCATCCTACAATGATGGGATCATCAACCTATTAG AGAAATTCTTCAAAATGAAGAAGAGTGAATGCAAGGAGGCCTTGGAGATCTACAAGCGTTTTCTGACCAGGGTGACAAAGATTGGAGAATTCATGAAGCTGGCTGAG ACAGTTGGAGTTGACAAAAACGACATTCCTGACATCAACTAT gCTCCCAGCAGTATCCTAGAATCTCTGGAAACCCACATGAATGGTTTGGAGGATACAAAAGGTGGAAAGAAGGG TGAAGG GTCTCCAACAAAG GGGTCTCCAACAAACAATGTGTCTCCAACATCAACCCCAGCCAAATCTTCAAATGCTGTTCCCACACTGCAGCCTCCTCCCGGGGACGGTGCTGGCGGCGCTGCTGCTTCAGCCGCTTCTGAACCAGCTGAAGA TTCTTTGCTAGACCTGGATCCACTGGCTTCCTCTGGTCCTTCAGCACCATCAGCTGCCCCCACATCTTGGGGAG ATCTTCTTGGATCAG AAATGGGCGATTCCTTGCTATCTGAACCCACCCTCGCAGCCGAGCCCACCCCCTCCCTTGCAGCGGCATCGCCcactcctgcagcagcagaacctGGAGTCTCTCTAGCTCCTCCCACTAGCACAGCAGCTGCCACTTCCCCTGGCGCCGCCAATGTGGATCTGTTGGGAG AAGCCTTTGCAactcctgctcctgctgctgaggcttctgcaggagcagctgaaggcGGGGCTGCCGCTACATCCACCCCAGCCCCCAACGCTGGAACTG CGGAtgtgttcagctcctctgccccCATCCTCTCTTCAGCACCCCCATCCAAAATTGACACAGGAGCCATCATGAATCTGTTTGGTG AGTCCATAGGAGGAGATgccccagctgctgctgctgctgctcctgctgcctcCAGTGCTGAACTGATGTCAG CGGCCCCTCAGGTAGCTCCCCCAAGTTGGGGTGCTCCCATG GCTGGAGCACCAGTTGCTGGAGCTCCCATGATGCCAATGGCGAGACCGGGCTTCCCGGCCACTGGAGTGACCCCAGGAGCACCG ATGTCTCCCGGAATGGCTCAGAGCCCCAGGAAGCCTCCACCACCAAGGAATGCTCTGGATGACCTCAATATTAAGGACTTCATGTAG
- the LOC115773927 gene encoding clathrin coat assembly protein AP180 isoform X6 → MSGQTLTDRIAAAQYQLTGSDMARAVCKATTHEVMAPKKKHLEYLVSATNTTNVNIPQMADTLFERSTNASWVVVFKALVTTHHMCVYGNERFIQYLASRTSLFNLSNFIDKTGSHGYDMSTFIRRYGRYLNEKAFAYRQMAFDFTRVKKGADGVMRTMTTEKLLKGMPVLQTQIDTLLEFDVHPKELNNGIINAAFMLLFKDLVKLFASYNDGIINLLEKFFKMKKSECKEALEIYKRFLTRVTKIGEFMKLAETVGVDKNDIPDINYAPSSILESLETHMNGLEDTKGGKKGEGSPTKGSPTNNVSPTSTPAKSSNAVPTLQPPPGDGAGGAAASAASEPAEDSLLDLDPLASSGPSAPSAAPTSWGDLLGSEMGDSLLSEPTLAAEPTPSLAAASPTPAAAEPGVSLAPPTSTAAATSPGAANVDLLGEAFATPAPAAEASAGAAEGGAAATSTPAPNAGTESIGGDAPAAAAAAPAASSAELMSGDVLKPTVTPQAGDVDTSMANMASNLTMGTTAAPQVAPPSWGAPMAGAPVAGAPMMPMARPGFPATGVTPGAPMSPGMAQSPRKPPPPRNALDDLNIKDFM, encoded by the exons ACCTGGTGTCAGCCACCAATACCACCAACGTGAACATCCCTCAGATGGCTGACACGCTGTTTGAGCGATCCACCAATGCCAGCTGGGTCGTCGTCTTCAAGGCCCTCGTCACCACTCACCACATGTGTGTCTATGGTAATGAG aGGTTCATTCAGTATTTGGCTTCCAGGACATCCTTGTTCAACCTCAGCAATTTTATTGACAAAACTGGATCTCACG GCTATGACATGTCTACATTCATCAGGCGGTATGGTCGATACCTGAACGAGAAAGCCTTTGCCTACCGCCAGATGGCATTTGACTTCACCAGAGTCAAGAAAGG TGCTGACGGAGTGATGAGAACCATGACCACTGAGAAGCTGCTGAAAGGCATGCCTGTTCTGCAGACACAGATTGACACGCTCCTGGAGTTCGAT GTTCATCCCAAGGAGCTGAACAATGGGATCATCAATGCTGCATTTATGCTTCTCTTCAAGGATTTGGTCAAACTGTTTGCATCCTACAATGATGGGATCATCAACCTATTAG AGAAATTCTTCAAAATGAAGAAGAGTGAATGCAAGGAGGCCTTGGAGATCTACAAGCGTTTTCTGACCAGGGTGACAAAGATTGGAGAATTCATGAAGCTGGCTGAG ACAGTTGGAGTTGACAAAAACGACATTCCTGACATCAACTAT gCTCCCAGCAGTATCCTAGAATCTCTGGAAACCCACATGAATGGTTTGGAGGATACAAAAGGTGGAAAGAAGGG TGAAGG GTCTCCAACAAAG GGGTCTCCAACAAACAATGTGTCTCCAACATCAACCCCAGCCAAATCTTCAAATGCTGTTCCCACACTGCAGCCTCCTCCCGGGGACGGTGCTGGCGGCGCTGCTGCTTCAGCCGCTTCTGAACCAGCTGAAGA TTCTTTGCTAGACCTGGATCCACTGGCTTCCTCTGGTCCTTCAGCACCATCAGCTGCCCCCACATCTTGGGGAG ATCTTCTTGGATCAG AAATGGGCGATTCCTTGCTATCTGAACCCACCCTCGCAGCCGAGCCCACCCCCTCCCTTGCAGCGGCATCGCCcactcctgcagcagcagaacctGGAGTCTCTCTAGCTCCTCCCACTAGCACAGCAGCTGCCACTTCCCCTGGCGCCGCCAATGTGGATCTGTTGGGAG AAGCCTTTGCAactcctgctcctgctgctgaggcttctgcaggagcagctgaaggcGGGGCTGCCGCTACATCCACCCCAGCCCCCAACGCTGGAACTG AGTCCATAGGAGGAGATgccccagctgctgctgctgctgctcctgctgcctcCAGTGCTGAACTGATGTCAG GGGATGTATTGAAGCCCACTGTGACCCCTCAGGCTGGGGATGTTGACACCTCTATGGCTAACATGGCAAGTA aTCTCACAATGGGAACTACAGCGGCCCCTCAGGTAGCTCCCCCAAGTTGGGGTGCTCCCATG GCTGGAGCACCAGTTGCTGGAGCTCCCATGATGCCAATGGCGAGACCGGGCTTCCCGGCCACTGGAGTGACCCCAGGAGCACCG ATGTCTCCCGGAATGGCTCAGAGCCCCAGGAAGCCTCCACCACCAAGGAATGCTCTGGATGACCTCAATATTAAGGACTTCATGTAG
- the LOC115773927 gene encoding clathrin coat assembly protein AP180 isoform X10, with protein MSGQTLTDRIAAAQYQLTGSDMARAVCKATTHEVMAPKKKHLEYLVSATNTTNVNIPQMADTLFERSTNASWVVVFKALVTTHHMCVYGNERFIQYLASRTSLFNLSNFIDKTGSHGYDMSTFIRRYGRYLNEKAFAYRQMAFDFTRVKKGADGVMRTMTTEKLLKGMPVLQTQIDTLLEFDVHPKELNNGIINAAFMLLFKDLVKLFASYNDGIINLLEKFFKMKKSECKEALEIYKRFLTRVTKIGEFMKLAETVGVDKNDIPDINYAPSSILESLETHMNGLEDTKGGKKGEGSPTKGSPTNNVSPTSTPAKSSNAVPTLQPPPGDGAGGAAASAASEPAEDSLLDLDPLASSGPSAPSAAPTSWGDLLGSEMGDSLLSEPTLAAEPTPSLAAASPTPAAAEPGVSLAPPTSTAAATSPGAANVDLLGEAFATPAPAAEASAGAAEGGAAATSTPAPNAGTESIGGDAPAAAAAAPAASSAELMSAAPQVAPPSWGAPMAGAPVAGAPMMPMARPGFPATGVTPGAPMSPGMAQSPRKPPPPRNALDDLNIKDFM; from the exons ACCTGGTGTCAGCCACCAATACCACCAACGTGAACATCCCTCAGATGGCTGACACGCTGTTTGAGCGATCCACCAATGCCAGCTGGGTCGTCGTCTTCAAGGCCCTCGTCACCACTCACCACATGTGTGTCTATGGTAATGAG aGGTTCATTCAGTATTTGGCTTCCAGGACATCCTTGTTCAACCTCAGCAATTTTATTGACAAAACTGGATCTCACG GCTATGACATGTCTACATTCATCAGGCGGTATGGTCGATACCTGAACGAGAAAGCCTTTGCCTACCGCCAGATGGCATTTGACTTCACCAGAGTCAAGAAAGG TGCTGACGGAGTGATGAGAACCATGACCACTGAGAAGCTGCTGAAAGGCATGCCTGTTCTGCAGACACAGATTGACACGCTCCTGGAGTTCGAT GTTCATCCCAAGGAGCTGAACAATGGGATCATCAATGCTGCATTTATGCTTCTCTTCAAGGATTTGGTCAAACTGTTTGCATCCTACAATGATGGGATCATCAACCTATTAG AGAAATTCTTCAAAATGAAGAAGAGTGAATGCAAGGAGGCCTTGGAGATCTACAAGCGTTTTCTGACCAGGGTGACAAAGATTGGAGAATTCATGAAGCTGGCTGAG ACAGTTGGAGTTGACAAAAACGACATTCCTGACATCAACTAT gCTCCCAGCAGTATCCTAGAATCTCTGGAAACCCACATGAATGGTTTGGAGGATACAAAAGGTGGAAAGAAGGG TGAAGG GTCTCCAACAAAG GGGTCTCCAACAAACAATGTGTCTCCAACATCAACCCCAGCCAAATCTTCAAATGCTGTTCCCACACTGCAGCCTCCTCCCGGGGACGGTGCTGGCGGCGCTGCTGCTTCAGCCGCTTCTGAACCAGCTGAAGA TTCTTTGCTAGACCTGGATCCACTGGCTTCCTCTGGTCCTTCAGCACCATCAGCTGCCCCCACATCTTGGGGAG ATCTTCTTGGATCAG AAATGGGCGATTCCTTGCTATCTGAACCCACCCTCGCAGCCGAGCCCACCCCCTCCCTTGCAGCGGCATCGCCcactcctgcagcagcagaacctGGAGTCTCTCTAGCTCCTCCCACTAGCACAGCAGCTGCCACTTCCCCTGGCGCCGCCAATGTGGATCTGTTGGGAG AAGCCTTTGCAactcctgctcctgctgctgaggcttctgcaggagcagctgaaggcGGGGCTGCCGCTACATCCACCCCAGCCCCCAACGCTGGAACTG AGTCCATAGGAGGAGATgccccagctgctgctgctgctgctcctgctgcctcCAGTGCTGAACTGATGTCAG CGGCCCCTCAGGTAGCTCCCCCAAGTTGGGGTGCTCCCATG GCTGGAGCACCAGTTGCTGGAGCTCCCATGATGCCAATGGCGAGACCGGGCTTCCCGGCCACTGGAGTGACCCCAGGAGCACCG ATGTCTCCCGGAATGGCTCAGAGCCCCAGGAAGCCTCCACCACCAAGGAATGCTCTGGATGACCTCAATATTAAGGACTTCATGTAG
- the LOC115773927 gene encoding clathrin coat assembly protein AP180 isoform X5: protein MSGQTLTDRIAAAQYQLTGSDMARAVCKATTHEVMAPKKKHLEYLVSATNTTNVNIPQMADTLFERSTNASWVVVFKALVTTHHMCVYGNERFIQYLASRTSLFNLSNFIDKTGSHGYDMSTFIRRYGRYLNEKAFAYRQMAFDFTRVKKGADGVMRTMTTEKLLKGMPVLQTQIDTLLEFDVHPKELNNGIINAAFMLLFKDLVKLFASYNDGIINLLEKFFKMKKSECKEALEIYKRFLTRVTKIGEFMKLAETVGVDKNDIPDINYAPSSILESLETHMNGLEDTKGGKKGEGSPTKGSPTNNVSPTSTPAKSSNAVPTLQPPPGDGAGGAAASAASEPAEDSLLDLDPLASSGPSAPSAAPTSWGDLLGSEMGDSLLSEPTLAAEPTPSLAAASPTPAAAEPGVSLAPPTSTAAATSPGAANVDLLGEAFATPAPAAEASAGAAEGGAAATSTPAPNAGTESIGGDAPAAAAAAPAASSAELMSVFDGLGDVLKPTVTPQAGDVDTSMANMASNLTMGTTAAPQVAPPSWGAPMAGAPVAGAPMMPMARPGFPATGVTPGAPMSPGMAQSPRKPPPPRNALDDLNIKDFM from the exons ACCTGGTGTCAGCCACCAATACCACCAACGTGAACATCCCTCAGATGGCTGACACGCTGTTTGAGCGATCCACCAATGCCAGCTGGGTCGTCGTCTTCAAGGCCCTCGTCACCACTCACCACATGTGTGTCTATGGTAATGAG aGGTTCATTCAGTATTTGGCTTCCAGGACATCCTTGTTCAACCTCAGCAATTTTATTGACAAAACTGGATCTCACG GCTATGACATGTCTACATTCATCAGGCGGTATGGTCGATACCTGAACGAGAAAGCCTTTGCCTACCGCCAGATGGCATTTGACTTCACCAGAGTCAAGAAAGG TGCTGACGGAGTGATGAGAACCATGACCACTGAGAAGCTGCTGAAAGGCATGCCTGTTCTGCAGACACAGATTGACACGCTCCTGGAGTTCGAT GTTCATCCCAAGGAGCTGAACAATGGGATCATCAATGCTGCATTTATGCTTCTCTTCAAGGATTTGGTCAAACTGTTTGCATCCTACAATGATGGGATCATCAACCTATTAG AGAAATTCTTCAAAATGAAGAAGAGTGAATGCAAGGAGGCCTTGGAGATCTACAAGCGTTTTCTGACCAGGGTGACAAAGATTGGAGAATTCATGAAGCTGGCTGAG ACAGTTGGAGTTGACAAAAACGACATTCCTGACATCAACTAT gCTCCCAGCAGTATCCTAGAATCTCTGGAAACCCACATGAATGGTTTGGAGGATACAAAAGGTGGAAAGAAGGG TGAAGG GTCTCCAACAAAG GGGTCTCCAACAAACAATGTGTCTCCAACATCAACCCCAGCCAAATCTTCAAATGCTGTTCCCACACTGCAGCCTCCTCCCGGGGACGGTGCTGGCGGCGCTGCTGCTTCAGCCGCTTCTGAACCAGCTGAAGA TTCTTTGCTAGACCTGGATCCACTGGCTTCCTCTGGTCCTTCAGCACCATCAGCTGCCCCCACATCTTGGGGAG ATCTTCTTGGATCAG AAATGGGCGATTCCTTGCTATCTGAACCCACCCTCGCAGCCGAGCCCACCCCCTCCCTTGCAGCGGCATCGCCcactcctgcagcagcagaacctGGAGTCTCTCTAGCTCCTCCCACTAGCACAGCAGCTGCCACTTCCCCTGGCGCCGCCAATGTGGATCTGTTGGGAG AAGCCTTTGCAactcctgctcctgctgctgaggcttctgcaggagcagctgaaggcGGGGCTGCCGCTACATCCACCCCAGCCCCCAACGCTGGAACTG AGTCCATAGGAGGAGATgccccagctgctgctgctgctgctcctgctgcctcCAGTGCTGAACTGATGTCAG TATTTGATGGCTTAGGGGATGTATTGAAGCCCACTGTGACCCCTCAGGCTGGGGATGTTGACACCTCTATGGCTAACATGGCAAGTA aTCTCACAATGGGAACTACAGCGGCCCCTCAGGTAGCTCCCCCAAGTTGGGGTGCTCCCATG GCTGGAGCACCAGTTGCTGGAGCTCCCATGATGCCAATGGCGAGACCGGGCTTCCCGGCCACTGGAGTGACCCCAGGAGCACCG ATGTCTCCCGGAATGGCTCAGAGCCCCAGGAAGCCTCCACCACCAAGGAATGCTCTGGATGACCTCAATATTAAGGACTTCATGTAG
- the LOC115773927 gene encoding clathrin coat assembly protein AP180 isoform X9: protein MSGQTLTDRIAAAQYQLTGSDMARAVCKATTHEVMAPKKKHLEYLVSATNTTNVNIPQMADTLFERSTNASWVVVFKALVTTHHMCVYGNERFIQYLASRTSLFNLSNFIDKTGSHGYDMSTFIRRYGRYLNEKAFAYRQMAFDFTRVKKGADGVMRTMTTEKLLKGMPVLQTQIDTLLEFDVHPKELNNGIINAAFMLLFKDLVKLFASYNDGIINLLEKFFKMKKSECKEALEIYKRFLTRVTKIGEFMKLAETVGVDKNDIPDINYAPSSILESLETHMNGLEDTKGGKKGEGSPTKGSPTNNVSPTSTPAKSSNAVPTLQPPPGDGAGGAAASAASEPAEDSLLDLDPLASSGPSAPSAAPTSWGDLLGSEAFATPAPAAEASAGAAEGGAAATSTPAPNAGTADVFSSSAPILSSAPPSKIDTGAIMNLFGESIGGDAPAAAAAAPAASSAELMSVFDGLGDVLKPTVTPQAGDVDTSMANMASNLTMGTTAAPQVAPPSWGAPMAGAPVAGAPMMPMARPGFPATGVTPGAPMSPGMAQSPRKPPPPRNALDDLNIKDFM from the exons ACCTGGTGTCAGCCACCAATACCACCAACGTGAACATCCCTCAGATGGCTGACACGCTGTTTGAGCGATCCACCAATGCCAGCTGGGTCGTCGTCTTCAAGGCCCTCGTCACCACTCACCACATGTGTGTCTATGGTAATGAG aGGTTCATTCAGTATTTGGCTTCCAGGACATCCTTGTTCAACCTCAGCAATTTTATTGACAAAACTGGATCTCACG GCTATGACATGTCTACATTCATCAGGCGGTATGGTCGATACCTGAACGAGAAAGCCTTTGCCTACCGCCAGATGGCATTTGACTTCACCAGAGTCAAGAAAGG TGCTGACGGAGTGATGAGAACCATGACCACTGAGAAGCTGCTGAAAGGCATGCCTGTTCTGCAGACACAGATTGACACGCTCCTGGAGTTCGAT GTTCATCCCAAGGAGCTGAACAATGGGATCATCAATGCTGCATTTATGCTTCTCTTCAAGGATTTGGTCAAACTGTTTGCATCCTACAATGATGGGATCATCAACCTATTAG AGAAATTCTTCAAAATGAAGAAGAGTGAATGCAAGGAGGCCTTGGAGATCTACAAGCGTTTTCTGACCAGGGTGACAAAGATTGGAGAATTCATGAAGCTGGCTGAG ACAGTTGGAGTTGACAAAAACGACATTCCTGACATCAACTAT gCTCCCAGCAGTATCCTAGAATCTCTGGAAACCCACATGAATGGTTTGGAGGATACAAAAGGTGGAAAGAAGGG TGAAGG GTCTCCAACAAAG GGGTCTCCAACAAACAATGTGTCTCCAACATCAACCCCAGCCAAATCTTCAAATGCTGTTCCCACACTGCAGCCTCCTCCCGGGGACGGTGCTGGCGGCGCTGCTGCTTCAGCCGCTTCTGAACCAGCTGAAGA TTCTTTGCTAGACCTGGATCCACTGGCTTCCTCTGGTCCTTCAGCACCATCAGCTGCCCCCACATCTTGGGGAG ATCTTCTTGGATCAG AAGCCTTTGCAactcctgctcctgctgctgaggcttctgcaggagcagctgaaggcGGGGCTGCCGCTACATCCACCCCAGCCCCCAACGCTGGAACTG CGGAtgtgttcagctcctctgccccCATCCTCTCTTCAGCACCCCCATCCAAAATTGACACAGGAGCCATCATGAATCTGTTTGGTG AGTCCATAGGAGGAGATgccccagctgctgctgctgctgctcctgctgcctcCAGTGCTGAACTGATGTCAG TATTTGATGGCTTAGGGGATGTATTGAAGCCCACTGTGACCCCTCAGGCTGGGGATGTTGACACCTCTATGGCTAACATGGCAAGTA aTCTCACAATGGGAACTACAGCGGCCCCTCAGGTAGCTCCCCCAAGTTGGGGTGCTCCCATG GCTGGAGCACCAGTTGCTGGAGCTCCCATGATGCCAATGGCGAGACCGGGCTTCCCGGCCACTGGAGTGACCCCAGGAGCACCG ATGTCTCCCGGAATGGCTCAGAGCCCCAGGAAGCCTCCACCACCAAGGAATGCTCTGGATGACCTCAATATTAAGGACTTCATGTAG